In Sciurus carolinensis chromosome 17, mSciCar1.2, whole genome shotgun sequence, one genomic interval encodes:
- the Plk5 gene encoding inactive serine/threonine-protein kinase PLK5: MEPGLRRRCRSHQPVAAFLRDPASGRVYRRGKLIGKGAFSRCYKLTDMSTSAVFALKVVPRGGAGRLPSRGKVEREIALHSRLRHRNIVAFHGHFSDRDHVYMVLEYCSRQSLAHVLKVRQTLTEPEVRYYLRGSISGLRYLHQRSIVHRDLKLSNLFLNKNMEVKIGDLGLAARVGPGGHCHRVLCGTPSLLAPEVVSRKGHSFLSDIWALGCIMYTVLTGTPPFVAASLSEMYQNIREGRYPEPADLSPHARRLIARLLAPDPAERPSLDHLLQDDFFTQGFTPERLPPHSCHSPPLFTFPQPLGRLCRKMGQLLLTQCGPPCPFTPKEASGPGEEGPEPDSSDCGGQVRPQAPGGDRLPTSTSSEPGVHPPLPRRRDPVLPKPRRTPTLRGLPPAWGGPSPSPGGAHLPLLFPASAAVCKEDGTAEALSGRAKFYISNDFNKQLSTPHLCAQPHRNPGEQWPILWAPKWVDYSSKYGFGYQLSDGGSGVLFRDGTHMALRPPGSHICYLPARARLETFAARDALSVLGAKLAVLRLFACYMQRRLREEGASPAPQPPAVPGLCLLRFLGSSRALLLLFSSAGEQGLAGGDQGFLAPAEGSQEIFGPCKTQEVLAPEYEGAGGAAQGSRLAQHAGHPGPSSATQNNEAQLGTVGGHARWSLWLTVSFHGKLMGCFPG; this comes from the exons ATGGAGCCCGGGCTGAGGCGGCGGTGCAGGAGCCACCAGCCGGTGGCCGCCTTCTTGCGCGACCCCGCCTCGGGGCGCGTCTACCGGCGCGGGAAGCTGATCGGCAAG GGCGCCTTCAGCCGCTGCTACAAGCTGACAGACATGTCCACCAGTGCAGTGTTCGCTCTCAAGGTGGTGCCGCGCGGCGGTGCGGGGAGGCTTCCCTCCAGAGGGAAG GTGGAGCGTGAGATCGCCCTGCACAGCCGCCTGCGGCACCGCAACATTGTGGCCTTCCACGGACACTTCTCTGACCGAGACCACGTGTACATGGTGCTGGAATACTGCAGCCGACAG TCATTGGCCCACGTGCTGAAGGTGCGGCAGACCCTGACGGAGCCGGAGGTGCGCTACTACCTGAGGGGCTCCATCAGCGGCCTGCGCTACCTCCATCAGCGGAGCATCGTGCACAGAGACCTGAAGCTCA GTAATCTCTTCCTTAACAAGAACATGGAGGTGAAAATCGGAGACCTGGGACTGGCCGCCAGGGTGGGGCCAGGTGGCCACTGCCACAG GGTGCTGTGCGGGACTCCGAGCCTCCTGGCCCCGGAGGTGGTGTCCAGGAAGGGACACTCCTTCCTGTCAGACATCTGGGCCCTGGGCTGCATCAT gtACACAGTGCTGACCGGCACCCCACCTTTCGTGGCGGCATCCCTGTCGGAGATGTACCAGAATATCCGTGAGGGCCGCTATCCAGAGCCTGCTGACCTGTCGCCCCATGCCCGCCGCCTCATTGCCCGCCTCCTGGCGCCTGACCCAGCTGAGCGGCCCTCCTTGGACCATCTCCTGCAGGATGACTTCTTCACACAG GGCTTCACTCCAGAGCGGCTGCCACCCCACTCCTGCCACAGCCCCCCGCTCTTCACCTTCCCGCAACCTCTGGGCAGGCTCTGCCGGAAAATGGGCCAGCTGCTGTTGACCCAGTGTGGACCACCCT GCCCCTTCACCCCCAAAGAGGCCTCAGGCCCCGGAGAAGAGGGGCCGGAACCTGACTCCTCGGACTGCGGTGGCCAGGTGAG GCCTCAGGCCCCAGGAGGAGACCGACTCCCGACCTCCACCAGCTCCGAGCCCGGTGTCCATCCACCACTGCCCAGGAGACGGGACCCTGTCCTCCCCAAACCCCGCCGCACCCCCACCCTCCGCGGCCTGCCGCCTGCTTGGGGAGGACCCAGCCCCAGCCCGGGCGGTGCCCACCTGCCTCTGCTCTTTCCAGCTTCCGCAGCTGTGTGCAAAGAGGATGGAACTGCAGAGGCCCTAAGCGGCAGAGCcaagttttatatttctaatgattttaataaacaG CTCAGCACACCTCACCTGTGTGCCCAGCCACACAGGAACCCCGGGGAGCAGTGGCCCATCCTCTGGGCTCCCAAGTGGGTGGATTATTCCAGCAAGTATGGCTTTGGCTACCAGCTGTCAGATGGGGGCAGCGGTGTCCTGTTTCGGGACGGCACCCACATGGCCCTGCGCCCCCCAGGAAG CCACATCTGCTACCTGCCTGCGCGCGCGAGGCTGGAAACGTTCGCTGCAAGGGACGCGCTGAGCGTGCTGGGTGCCAAGCTGGCGGTCCTGCGGCTCTTTGCCTGCTACATGCAGCGTCGCCTGCGAGAG GAGGGGGCCTCGCCTGCACCCCAGCCGCCCGCCGTGCCCGGCCTCTGCCTGCTGCGCTTCCTGGGGTCCTCGCgggccctgctgctgctgttcAGCAGTGCAGGTGAGCAGGGCTTGGCAGGTGGGGACCAGGGCTTCTTGGCACCAGCTGAGGGGTCCCAGGAAATATTCGGCCCCTGCAAAACACAAGAAGTACTGGCTCCTGAGTATGAAGGGGCTGGAGGTGCTGCCCAGGGCTCAAGGCTGGCCCAGCATGCAGGCCACCCTGGGCCGTCCTCAGCAACACAAAACAATGAAGCCCAGTTAGGAACAGTAGGAGGCCATGCTCGGTGGTCTCTGTGGCTCACAGTATCATTTCATGGGAAGCTCATGGGTTGTTTCCCTGGGTGA